Proteins from one Bacteroides mediterraneensis genomic window:
- a CDS encoding hybrid sensor histidine kinase/response regulator — translation MQNIKQRNEREEMLANQLPEVAKRATRVRTVEQKKKGIAGFFGMKEEIRIMPSNKELHAFSDSLIATQQRQSQEMDTYADSLRIRNRELNRTLNSLVSDLDRQAYLSFSKSEQRIEDTWNESFWLLAITLSVAIVLLFLSYLTIHREIKRNVDEKRKCEKLIEKLQETIRQNEELTKERQNIMQTITHELRSPLSAIRGYAEMIVTDEESSLRIRHANIIGEASGRMAGMIDTLLNYFRLDSGKETFHSLPFRLKSIADTLEIEFMPQMEKKRLAFETVNEVDKVVMGDRNLILRIGSNLLSNALKFTQKGSIKLITKYSDGNFILVVDDTGTGIDKEKQEQIFKPFERLGNAATQEGFGLGLAIVRSLTELMGGNIRVESVLEKGSRFTVTLPLEKTTETEGQPYTITHNLSGYSVLSIDNDRMILDMLHDMFEQSGVHCETCTDIGQLTEKLRGNHYDLLTTDLKMHNFSGYDILELLRTSDIGNSRTIPVMVVTGSKSITKEELAGAGFGSVLYKPFSIDELLAAAEECIGEDSTPRIDLGPLFAYGDKRQRLECLVRETEKEMAAIREEAERCDRDRLDYWIHHIRSSWMLIHAEGPLQELYDVLHGNGTAEEIREYAGKVTSQGETIIRLARKEMERTVWEE, via the coding sequence ATGCAGAATATCAAACAACGAAATGAAAGGGAGGAAATGCTGGCAAACCAGCTGCCTGAAGTGGCAAAACGGGCAACAAGAGTCCGTACTGTTGAGCAAAAGAAAAAAGGAATTGCCGGATTCTTCGGTATGAAGGAAGAAATACGGATAATGCCATCCAACAAAGAACTGCACGCTTTCAGCGACAGCCTGATAGCCACACAGCAACGACAGTCACAAGAAATGGATACATACGCTGACAGTCTGCGTATTCGCAATAGGGAATTGAACAGAACACTGAACAGCCTAGTAAGCGACCTTGACAGGCAGGCATATCTTTCATTTAGCAAAAGTGAACAGAGAATAGAGGATACTTGGAATGAATCATTCTGGTTATTAGCAATAACTTTGTCAGTTGCAATTGTCTTGCTGTTCCTGTCTTACCTCACCATTCACCGTGAAATCAAGCGCAATGTTGACGAAAAAAGAAAATGCGAGAAACTAATCGAAAAATTACAGGAAACCATCCGGCAGAACGAGGAACTAACGAAAGAAAGACAGAACATCATGCAAACTATCACCCATGAATTACGTTCTCCGCTATCTGCTATACGCGGATACGCGGAAATGATAGTAACTGATGAAGAAAGTTCTCTCCGTATCCGCCATGCTAATATCATAGGTGAAGCTTCCGGGCGGATGGCAGGAATGATAGACACACTGCTGAATTATTTTCGTTTGGACAGCGGAAAGGAAACCTTTCATTCCCTTCCATTCCGGTTAAAAAGCATAGCGGACACATTGGAGATAGAGTTTATGCCACAGATGGAAAAGAAGCGGCTGGCATTTGAAACAGTCAATGAGGTGGACAAGGTAGTCATGGGTGACCGAAACCTAATACTTCGCATCGGCAGCAATCTGCTGTCCAATGCGCTGAAGTTTACGCAGAAAGGTTCGATCAAATTAATTACCAAATATTCTGATGGCAATTTCATATTGGTAGTGGACGATACCGGTACAGGGATAGACAAGGAGAAACAAGAACAGATATTCAAGCCATTTGAGCGGCTTGGCAACGCCGCCACGCAGGAAGGTTTTGGGTTGGGACTCGCCATCGTAAGGAGTCTTACGGAGCTGATGGGTGGTAACATCAGGGTAGAAAGCGTGCTAGAAAAAGGCAGCCGGTTTACAGTCACACTGCCGCTAGAAAAAACAACCGAAACAGAAGGACAACCATATACCATAACACACAATCTATCAGGCTATTCCGTGCTTTCCATAGACAATGACCGGATGATACTTGACATGCTGCATGACATGTTCGAGCAAAGCGGAGTGCATTGTGAAACCTGTACAGACATAGGCCAGCTCACGGAAAAATTGCGCGGTAACCACTATGACCTGCTGACGACCGACCTAAAGATGCATAATTTCAGCGGCTATGACATTCTGGAACTGCTCCGCACGTCGGACATAGGCAACTCACGCACCATCCCCGTGATGGTGGTGACCGGCTCGAAAAGCATCACGAAAGAGGAACTGGCAGGCGCTGGCTTCGGCTCGGTGCTGTACAAGCCGTTCTCCATCGACGAACTGCTGGCAGCCGCGGAAGAATGTATCGGTGAGGACAGCACCCCACGCATAGACCTCGGCCCGCTGTTCGCATACGGCGACAAGAGGCAGAGGCTGGAATGTCTGGTCAGGGAAACGGAGAAGGAAATGGCCGCCATACGGGAGGAAGCGGAAAGGTGTGACAGGGACAGGCTGGACTACTGGATACACCATATCCGCAGCTCATGGATGCTGATACATGCCGAAGGGCCGCTGCAGGAGCTGTATGACGTGCTCCACGGAAACGGGACGGCAGAAGAAATCAGGGAGTATGCCGGAAAGGTGACCAGTCAGGGCGAAACGATTATCCGGCTCGCCCGAAAGGAAATGGAGAGAACGGTATGGGAAGAATAA
- a CDS encoding sigma-54 dependent transcriptional regulator — translation MGRIIVIEDNPVFRDHVCGMLEKAGYKTRTAYDCAGARRLLEELDDGDIIVSDLRLPDGECTEVLERMRETGIRNPFVIMTDYAQVASAVSSMRLGAEDYIPKNLLQEKLLPRISELVRKTERRHTMPILERRSAAFRTIDRRISLVAPTDIGVLILGENGTGKEHVAEKIHAQSTRQKGPFVAIDCGMLTRELAASELFGYEKGAFTGAITGKKGCMAEADGGTLFLDEVGNLPAEVQQKLLRALQTKCYRPTGCTRERKADVRIVAATNENLEKAVEEGRFRRDLYHRLKEFVIKIPPLRECREDILPLAEFFRELANEELGRHTEGFDKEAEKELMRRMWAGNVRELKQTVRSAVLLTEGRLIGADRLEAESTAQAGSSLLLKDGNEERERIVRALAQADGNREVTAGLLGISRTTLYNKMKEYGIMQKKSEK, via the coding sequence ATGGGAAGAATAATAGTGATAGAAGACAACCCGGTATTCCGCGACCATGTCTGCGGAATGCTGGAGAAGGCAGGCTACAAGACCCGCACGGCATACGACTGTGCCGGGGCACGGAGGCTGCTGGAGGAACTGGACGATGGGGACATCATCGTGTCGGACCTGCGTCTGCCCGACGGAGAATGTACGGAAGTGCTGGAGCGGATGCGGGAAACGGGTATCAGAAACCCGTTTGTCATCATGACCGACTATGCGCAGGTCGCATCGGCGGTCAGCTCCATGAGGCTTGGAGCCGAGGACTATATCCCCAAGAACCTGCTGCAGGAAAAGCTGCTTCCGAGGATAAGTGAGCTGGTACGCAAAACGGAAAGAAGGCATACCATGCCCATACTGGAGCGCAGAAGTGCCGCATTCCGGACCATCGACCGGCGTATCTCACTGGTAGCCCCGACGGACATAGGGGTACTGATACTTGGAGAGAACGGCACGGGCAAGGAACACGTAGCAGAAAAGATACATGCGCAGAGTACCCGGCAGAAAGGTCCGTTTGTCGCGATAGACTGCGGTATGCTGACACGGGAGCTGGCTGCATCCGAGCTGTTCGGATACGAGAAAGGCGCATTTACGGGAGCCATAACCGGAAAGAAGGGCTGCATGGCAGAGGCTGACGGCGGCACGCTGTTTCTGGACGAGGTGGGCAACCTGCCCGCTGAGGTACAGCAGAAACTGCTGCGTGCGCTGCAGACCAAATGCTACCGTCCGACGGGCTGCACCCGCGAGCGGAAAGCGGACGTACGCATCGTGGCGGCGACCAACGAGAATCTGGAGAAGGCAGTGGAGGAAGGACGTTTCCGGCGGGACCTGTATCACCGCCTGAAGGAATTTGTCATCAAGATACCGCCGCTGCGGGAGTGCCGGGAGGACATACTGCCCCTTGCGGAGTTTTTCCGGGAGCTTGCCAACGAGGAACTGGGACGGCATACAGAAGGATTCGACAAGGAGGCGGAAAAGGAACTCATGAGGCGGATGTGGGCAGGAAATGTGAGGGAACTGAAACAGACGGTGCGTTCCGCCGTCCTGCTGACGGAAGGAAGGCTGATAGGAGCCGACAGGCTGGAAGCGGAAAGTACGGCACAGGCAGGCAGCTCCCTGCTGCTGAAAGACGGGAATGAGGAAAGGGAACGCATCGTGCGGGCGCTGGCGCAGGCGGACGGGAACCGCGAAGTGACTGCTGGACTGCTGGGTATCAGCCGCACGACCCTGTACAACAAGATGAAAGAATACGGTATCATGCAGAAAAAGAGCGAAAAATGA
- a CDS encoding dihydrofolate reductase family protein — protein MAKVRLLAVLTMDGCPAETTGLSGRWLGSDQYGIGALKEAATCVLTEDTSLTLLSNRMENTGDSLNYLIEATEKTAGIINGMIRMRLVDEIILYMVPVIAGNGSRLFQSSLPESEWTCTGSRQWKDGMVRIAYGRKIPRQRVVMFGK, from the coding sequence ATGGCAAAAGTCCGATTACTCGCCGTCCTGACAATGGACGGCTGTCCGGCAGAAACAACCGGTCTGTCCGGGCGATGGCTTGGTTCCGACCAGTACGGGATAGGTGCGCTGAAAGAGGCTGCTACCTGCGTCCTGACAGAAGACACGTCGCTTACACTCCTCTCCAACCGGATGGAAAACACCGGCGATTCCCTGAACTATCTGATAGAAGCAACCGAAAAGACGGCAGGTATCATCAACGGCATGATACGGATGCGGCTTGTGGATGAAATCATCCTCTACATGGTTCCCGTCATTGCGGGAAACGGCAGCAGGCTGTTCCAATCGTCGCTGCCCGAAAGCGAATGGACATGCACGGGAAGCAGACAATGGAAGGACGGAATGGTACGGATAGCCTACGGACGGAAAATACCCCGCCAACGGGTGGTGATGTTCGGAAAATGA
- a CDS encoding RteC domain-containing protein → MEYLILAETEFFGLINGNDETVNLNAAYSRFVKAVVELMHDSDTDGVKIALAYAENELQHHRTQYIADLKSHTHLFVRKALSFVRKMQKHVPSNRPQVPPLSTAIHSECEKKEDERNTSTMRWTGSLAELVELIYGLDAMKLVNEGEPGIKELLEGFCKVFGMEIKESQCYNTYADIKRRKNESRTYFFDKAAEKLNRRMLEDEERERMRR, encoded by the coding sequence ATGGAATATCTCATATTGGCAGAAACCGAATTTTTCGGTCTTATAAACGGGAACGATGAAACAGTCAATCTGAATGCCGCATACAGCCGCTTTGTCAAGGCGGTCGTGGAACTGATGCACGACAGCGATACGGACGGGGTGAAAATTGCACTGGCTTATGCCGAGAACGAGCTGCAACACCACCGCACGCAATACATTGCGGATCTGAAAAGCCATACCCACCTGTTTGTCCGTAAAGCCCTGTCTTTCGTCCGCAAGATGCAGAAGCATGTCCCCTCCAACCGCCCGCAGGTGCCGCCACTATCCACTGCCATCCACTCCGAATGCGAAAAGAAAGAAGATGAAAGGAATACCTCGACCATGCGCTGGACGGGCAGTTTGGCTGAGCTGGTGGAGCTGATTTACGGACTGGATGCCATGAAGCTGGTAAACGAGGGTGAACCGGGTATCAAGGAACTGCTGGAAGGCTTCTGCAAGGTGTTCGGTATGGAAATAAAGGAAAGCCAGTGCTACAACACCTATGCGGACATCAAGCGACGGAAAAACGAGAGCCGCACGTATTTTTTCGACAAGGCGGCGGAGAAGCTGAACCGCAGGATGCTGGAGGACGAGGAACGGGAACGGATGCGAAGGTAA